The genomic interval AGCCGCGCGGCAACATCCTGGTCGGCGACCGGCCCGTGACCGGCAGCAAGGAGACCGGCGAGCAGCTCAGCTTCGAGCGCACCTATCTGCACGGCCCGCTGTACGCCCCGGTGACCGGATACGCCTCGCAGACGTACGGCACGACGCTCATCGAGAACGCCGAGGACTCCGTCCTGTCCGGTACGGACTCCCTGCTGGCGCCGCTGCCCTTCTGGAACGAGTTCACGCGGGGCCGGCAGCCGGGCGGCGATGTCGTCACCACGATCAGGGCGTCGATGCAGCAGGCCGCGTACGACGGGCTGGGCGGGCGGCGGGGGGCGGTCGCGGCGCTGGATCCGTCGACGGGCGCGATCCTGGCGCTGGTCTCGACCCCCTCGTACGACCCCGAGCGGCTGTCGGGGACCGGTTCCGCGGTGACCGACGCGTGGGCCCGGCTGAACGCGGCCAAGAGTCTGCCGATGCTCAACCGGGCCATCCGCCAGACCTATCCGCCGGGCTCCACCTTCAAGATCGTGACGGCGGCGGCGGCCCTGGACGCCCGGGCGGCGACGGACGCCGACGCGCCCACGGACACCCCGTCGCCGTACGTCCTGCCCGGTACGACGACGACACTGCCGAACGAGGCGAGAGGCTGCGAACAGGCGTCCCTGGCGGACGCGATCCGGGTCTCCTGCAACACCGTGATGGCCCATCTCGGCGTGGAGGTCGGGCTGGAGGGGATGGTGGAGGCGGCGGAGAAGTTCGGCTTCAACGACACCGGGCTGCGCATCCCGTCCGGGGTGGCGAGGAGCAACTTCGACACGGACATGAGCGACGACCAGCTCGCGCTCTCCTCGATCGGGCAGTTCAACACGACGGCGACCCCGCTCCAGATGGCGATGGTCGCGTCGGCGGTGGCCAACGGCGGGGATCTGCGCCGCCCCCATCTGGTGGACCGGGTGACCACCAACGACGGGGACACGGTCCGGCGGGACGGGGCCGACCCGTACGAGCGGCCGATGAGCCCGTCGACGGCCGTGCAGCTCCAGCGGATGATGGTCGACGTGGTGGAGAACGGCACCGGGGCGAACGCGGCGATCGACGGGGTGAAGGTCGGCGGCAAGACCGGTACCGCCCAGCACGGCGTCGACAACTCCGGGCTGCCGTACGCCTGGTTCATCTCCTGGGCCCAGGCCCCCGACTCCGGGCGCCCGGCCGTCGCGGTGGCAGTGGTCGTGGAGGACGCCGCCGCCGACCGGGACGACATCAGCGGCGGCGGCAGCGCGGCCCCGATCGCCCGGGCCGTGATGGAAGCGGCGTTGGAGGAATAACCGGGGCGCGCGAAGGGCCCCACCGGCAGACTGGGCCCATGACACCGACGATCTCCCCGGTGGCGCGGGCCCTGGAGCGGATCGGCCGGCTGGACCCGGCGCTGCACGCGTTCACCGAGGTCTGGCCGGACGAGGCGCTCGCCCGGGAGCGGGAGGCCGTGGCGCGCCGGCTCCCCCTGGGCGGGCTGCCGTTCGCCGTGAAGGGGCCCTGGGGGATCCGGTCCTTCGCGGCCCGTCGGCTGATCGCGGCGGGCGGGTCCCCGGTCGGTGCGACCTCGGTGCCCGGGCCCGGCACGCACTGGCAGACCTGGGGCCTGGGCACACACGGCCGTACGGTCAACCCGTGGCGGGCGGACCGTACCCCGGGCGGCTCATCGGCCGGGTCGGCGGTCGCGGTGGCGGCGGGGATGGCGGAGCTGGCGACGGGCAGCGACGGGGCCGGGTCGGTCCGCATCCCGGCCGCCTGGTGCGGGGTGTTCGGGCTGAAGACGACGAACGGGCTGCTCCCCTCCCCCGACCGGACGGGGCTGGCCTCGGCCGGGGTGCTGGCCCGGTCGGCGGCCGCGGCGGAGCCGTATCTGCGCCAGGTGCTGGACGGGTACGAACCGGTCGCCGCCCCCGCCCTGCCGCTGCCCGCCGTGTACAGCGAGGACCTCGGCTACGCGGAGGTGGACCCGGAGGTGGCGGCCGTCGTCCGGGCGGCGGTGGACCGGCTCGTCGCGGCGGGGACCGTACGCCTGCTGGGGCGCGAGGCCGCGCTGCTCGACCCGGTGGGCGCCTGGACGGCGATACGGGGCGGCTCGCCCGACGACCCGGAGGCGGTGCGGGTGCGGCGGACGAACGACGAGCGGCTGGCGGGGCTGCTCACCGGCGGGGCCCTGCTGCTGACCCCGGCCACCCCGAACCGGCCACATGGGCACGAGGGCCCGGGAGACCTCTACTCCACGGCGCTGACCTGGGCGTTCAACCTGAGCGGGCATCCTGCGGCGAGCCTGCCCGCCGGGTTCACCGGGGACGGCTGCCCGGTGGGGCTCCAACTGGCGGCGGCACGGGGCGCGGACGTCCGGCTGCTCGCCGCGGCCCGCGCGGTGGAGGAGGCCCTGCCCGCCCCACCGACGCCGCCCGCCGCCGGGCGGCGCTGACGGCCGGGCGGCGCTGACGGGCGGGCGACCGGCCCCGGTTCCGGTCTCGGGTCCTTGGTCTCCGGCCACTGGCCACTGGCCACCGGAGACCAGAGACCGGCCACCGGTCAGCCGATCGGCTTG from Streptomyces sp. CA-278952 carries:
- a CDS encoding penicillin-binding transpeptidase domain-containing protein — its product is MIRYIRRAAAFCLLLLVALLVNAARIQVFEADELDDNPANRRNTIARYDQPRGNILVGDRPVTGSKETGEQLSFERTYLHGPLYAPVTGYASQTYGTTLIENAEDSVLSGTDSLLAPLPFWNEFTRGRQPGGDVVTTIRASMQQAAYDGLGGRRGAVAALDPSTGAILALVSTPSYDPERLSGTGSAVTDAWARLNAAKSLPMLNRAIRQTYPPGSTFKIVTAAAALDARAATDADAPTDTPSPYVLPGTTTTLPNEARGCEQASLADAIRVSCNTVMAHLGVEVGLEGMVEAAEKFGFNDTGLRIPSGVARSNFDTDMSDDQLALSSIGQFNTTATPLQMAMVASAVANGGDLRRPHLVDRVTTNDGDTVRRDGADPYERPMSPSTAVQLQRMMVDVVENGTGANAAIDGVKVGGKTGTAQHGVDNSGLPYAWFISWAQAPDSGRPAVAVAVVVEDAAADRDDISGGGSAAPIARAVMEAALEE
- a CDS encoding amidase family protein — protein: MTPTISPVARALERIGRLDPALHAFTEVWPDEALAREREAVARRLPLGGLPFAVKGPWGIRSFAARRLIAAGGSPVGATSVPGPGTHWQTWGLGTHGRTVNPWRADRTPGGSSAGSAVAVAAGMAELATGSDGAGSVRIPAAWCGVFGLKTTNGLLPSPDRTGLASAGVLARSAAAAEPYLRQVLDGYEPVAAPALPLPAVYSEDLGYAEVDPEVAAVVRAAVDRLVAAGTVRLLGREAALLDPVGAWTAIRGGSPDDPEAVRVRRTNDERLAGLLTGGALLLTPATPNRPHGHEGPGDLYSTALTWAFNLSGHPAASLPAGFTGDGCPVGLQLAAARGADVRLLAAARAVEEALPAPPTPPAAGRR